The proteins below are encoded in one region of Apium graveolens cultivar Ventura chromosome 4, ASM990537v1, whole genome shotgun sequence:
- the LOC141717447 gene encoding very-long-chain aldehyde decarbonylase CER3-like, whose translation MERENSDDGNKSSFGKDDAPLFAWPWEFLGSYKYLIYGPFLAEYIYSRYREEKESRSWCMHIFVICMLRSIIHQLWSSYDGMLFLNRDRRLSQSGLDFKQIDSEWHWDNFIILQAIVGSVLCLSFPSLVELPLWNGRGIICCIVLHVVLAEPLYYWMHRLLHLPELFKRYHWLHHSSKVPHPFTAGHSTFLEHLILCVIVGIPTLGTTLVGYGSISMFYGYFFIFDFLRCLGHSNIEVIPHQIFDIFPPLKYLIYTPTYHAIHHIHKQSNFCLFMPLFDVFGNTIDERYWNLHRETSSSAGRKGRIPDFVFLAHGVDVVSSMHVPFVFRSFSSMPFSTKVFLLPLWPCSLLVILAMWGFSKTFPVSSYKLKGKLYQLWVVPRFGFQYFLPFAAEGINKHIEDAILKADKLGVKIISLAALNKNEALNGGGVLFVDKHPDLKVRVVHGNTLTAAVILKGLPQDVKEVFLAGATSKLGRAIAIYLARRRVRVLMLTQSPERFTKIQKEAPVDCQNFLVQVTKYQAAKHCKTWIIGKWTTPREQRWAPPGTHFHQFVVPTIIPFRRDCTYGPLAAMKLPDDVEGLGMCEYTLERGAVHACHAGGVVHFLEGWSHHEVGAIDVNQIDAVWEAALRHGMKPC comes from the exons ATGGAGAGGGAGAATAGTGATGATGGAAACAAGTCTAGTTTTGGAAAAGATGATGCTCCTTTGTTTGCTTGGCCATGGGAATTTTTGGGAAGTTACAAG TATCTGATATACGGGCCATTTCTTGCGGAATACATATATTCAAGATATCGGGAGGAAAAAGAGAGTCGGAGTTGGTGCATGCATATTTTTGTGATATGCATGCTAAGAAGCATTATTCACCAGTTATGGAGTTCTTATGATGGCATGCTGTTTCTTAACCGTGATCGTCGTCTGTCACAAAGTGGTTTAGATTTTAAGCAAATCGACAGTGAATGGCATTG GGATAATTTCATTATTCTTCAAGCAATTGTGGGTTCAGTTTTATGTTTGAGCTTTCCTTCTCTAGTTGAGCTTCCTTTATGGAACGGTAGAGGAATCATCTGCTGTATTGTTCTCCATGTGGTGCTTGCGGAGCCACTGTATTATTGGATGCACAGATTACTGCATTTACCGGAGTTGTTTAAGCGTTACCATTGGCTACACCATAGCTCTAAAGTGCCCCATCCCTTTACAG CTGGGCACTCAACTTTCTTGGAACATCTTATACTCTGTGTGATTGTAGGAATCCCAACTCTAGGAACTACTTTAGTTGGCTATGGATCAATAAGCATGTTCTATGGCTATTTTTTCATTTTCGATTTTCTCAGATGTTTGGGACATAGCAACATTGAGGTCATTCCTCATCAGATATTTGATATTTTTCCACCTCTTAAATATCTCATATATACACCGAC GTATCATGCTATACATCATATCCACAAGCAGTCCAATTTCTGTTTGTTTATGCCACTTTTTGATGTATTCGGCAACACAATTGATGAGCGTTACTGGAATCTTCACAGAGAAACAAGTTCAAGTGCAG GCAGGAAAGGAAGAATACCTGATTTTGTATTTTTAGCACATGGTGTGGACGTCGTGTCATCAATGCATGTTCCATTTGTTTTCCGCTCATTCAGTTCAATGCCTTTCTCTACGAAGGTCTTCTTGCTTCCGCTCTGGCCCTGTTCTTTACTGGTGATACTAGCTATGTGGGGATTTTCCAAGACTTTCCCTGTGAGTTCCTACAAACTTAAGGGAAAGTTGTATCAGCTGTGGGTTGTCCCAAGGTTTGGTTTCCAG TACTTCTTACCTTTTGCTGCAGAGGGAATTAATAAACACATTGAAGATGCCATTCTTAAAGCTGATAAACTCGGTGTTAAAATAATTAGTCTAGCTGCGTTAAATAAG AATGAAGCTCTCAATGGTGGTGGAGTACTATTTGTCGACAAGCATCCTGACCTTAAAGTCCGGGTGGTACATGGGAACACCTTGACAGCAGCTGTGATTCTCAAAGGACTTCCTCAAGATGTAAAAGAGGTTTTCTTGGCAGGCGCTACTTCTAAGCTTGGAAGGGCTATAGCTATCTATCTAGCTCGTCGGAGGGTTAGAGTCCTG ATGCTAACTCAGTCCCCGGAAAGATTCACAAAAATTCAGAAGGAAGCCCCAGTGGACTGCCAGAATTTCCTGGTTCAAGTAACAAAGTATCAAGCAGCTAAACATTGTAAG ACATGGATTATCGGTAAATGGACTACTCCAAGAGAGCAACGTTGGGCTCCCCCAGGGACACATTTCCATCAGTTTGTAGTGCCAACTATCATTCCCTTTCGGAGAGACTGTACTTATGGTCCGCTTGCAGCCATGAAACTTCCTGATGATGTAGAGGGGCTTGGCATGTGTGAG TACACACTGGAAAGAGGGGCTGTTCACGCTTGCCATGCCGGAGGAGTTGTTCATTTTCTCGAAGGCTGGAGTCACCACGAAGTTGGCGCGATTGATGTTAATCAGATTGATGCTGTGTGGGAGGCTGCACTAAGGCATGGCATGAAGCCCTGCTAA